The window agttatagccccgttttccctatttctacttctttttgtgttattcagctatattatgttatatcgggttagttggtttgggaccagagtggtttcagagtgaattgagacacttagtctcttaagtagaaacttaagtcagaaaagtcaaccggatgttgacctatatgtaaacgatctcgaatttgaattatgatggttccgttagctccgttaggtaattttggacttaggagtgcgtccggaatgtgatttggaggtccgtggtagaattaggtttgaattggcgaaattggaaatttggcgatttcggtcggcagtgaaaaatttgatatcggggttggaatggaattccgaaagttggattaggttcgtagtgtcatttgtgatgtgtgtgcaaactttgaggtcattcagacgtggtttggttggtttcggcaccgattgccgaatttggaaatttagaagttcttaggcttgaatccgagggtaatttgatgatttgatgttgttttgagtgattcgaaggttcgactaagttggtatgttgatatatgacttgttgtcatttttggttgaggtcccgagggcctcggggtgattccgggtggttaacggatttgtcgaagttggaaaatgcagctaaagctgctgctactactatttttgcacctgcagaagaaagcctcgcaggtgcaaggccgctggtgcgcgttgGGAGTGCGCAGGTAcaggcaatgctgggctaggtaAGATGCGCAGAtgtgagttggaggtcgcatctgcgatcccgcaggtgcaaaacctggggcgcagatgcggaaaagggaaatgctgggcaggcttcgcagaagcagaggaaacgcgcaggtgcgccttcgcaggtacGATGGGTTTGCCGCAGATGCGAAGTCTGGGcgcgtaagtgagttgcgcaggtgtggatccttggaccgcaggtgcagtcgcgcgggtgcgagaaaatggccacaggtgcgaggagcctgggcagagggtacatattgcatacttcgcgaattttggtgcattcttcaccatttctattcggtttttggagcttttgggagagatttgaaaagggaatcaaggggatttcgttgaggtaagttacttgagccctaatacatgtatatatggtgatttttcgttgtttaatcattgtaattagtgaaaataaggggttagggcttggaacttttggagagtaatttaaggatttgaatgaccaaacgaagtcggattttgatgaatttggtatggttagactcgtgagtgaatgagatttctagttttgtaaattttgtcagattttaaGACGTGGGCCAGGggaccgggtttgagccaatttcggggtttggtctaattttgtagcttttcttgtggaattcattccattagcacgtattgatggtattgtactgattgtgaatagattctgagcatttggaggccgagtgtagagtcaagagcattgcggggtagagatttgaccggtttgaggtaagtaacgattgtaaatctagtcctgagggtacgaaaccctgaCTTTTATATCATTCTACTGTTAtttagtgacgcacatgttaggtgacgagcgtgtgggcgtgcactattggggattgtgacttggtccgtcccgtagcaactgtaaagttgcatattttgttgaaactatatgatacttatatgttttagaaagagtttctgtaaattgggttgaatgccatattcgggccttgcgccaatgctgtttggacccttaggggatttttcttaccatcctctcattgttttcgattgaaaatatatactcagtcatatttatacttgtttaccacgtaactcaattttatgactcgattttgatgcatataaatgttttgggccgaatgccctgttttactgaaaagcccgagtggcttgagaggtttatgaatgagtgaggccgagggtctaatttgtgaggatgagtgtggatcagggttgcccgcatgcagcatactttattattatagcacgtaagttgtccgtgcagcacatgagttgtccgtgcagattatagcgattgggctgaaggagcccctccggagtatgtacacacccccagtgagcgcaggttcctactgagtgcgagtgccgagtgctaagtgactgagaggcatgagtgattgtgaggtatgcccgagtggcaagagtgattgtgaggtatgcccgagtggcatgggTGACTGTGAGATTTTCCCGAGAggatgtatatgagtgatgtttttcccgtggggctgtttatgatttcatcattttgctcacctttgcatttttcctctgtctgaaaactgttgaaaaatacctttaaatgatttttactggaactgggttaaacgagatgttttgattcaaatcctgattttaagagcatgtggtattttactgagatttcccgatattaatgttatatgctttattgctcgtcactgctgctcaatctttatttatttttgttacttactgagttggcatactcacgttactccctgcaccttgtgtgcagatttaggtgtagctggacacgatagcggttattgattgttctggttgaagattttcttggagatagcaaggaaGCTGTTTGGTGATcccagcccctgctcttctccctcttatcttcctctagttgtatttagctattttccagactgagttagccttgatattgttagacagattgtagtagatgctcatgactagtgacaccccgatgtcgggctttttcttccacacttttattttgatttgaactcctttacgaaggtttttatgttaaataacattgaaattatctttgaaatgcaAACATCGGTTTgtttttgaaaatgagtcggcttgcctagttctacgataggcgccatcacaacaggggtTAGTTGGGCCCTGACACAAACATTGGATAAAAGGTTTCCTGTCATTTTGGACCATTTCTCGGAGAATCCAAATTTTCTCATCACAGCATTAATGAAATCCCATGACATCTTATCGTAAGTTTTTTTTATATCCAATTTGATAACAATATTTCCACCCTTGTTGCAGTCGTTGATTCCCTGAACAATCTCCTGAGCAAGGAGGACATTTTTAGTGAACAACCTATCTTTGACAAATTCACTTTGGTTATTTGATATCAGTTTTGGAAGGAGCGGGTTCAATCTTCTGAACAGGATTTTGGAGATAATTTTATTAGAGACATTACTAAGACTAATAGGTCTTAGATCAGAAAATATCTCCGGAGATTCTACTTTTGGGATTAGCACAAGACATATATGAGAATAGTACTTAGTGAGTTGATTGCCATTGAAGAAAGCATGAAAAGATTGAGTGATATCATATTTAATAATATCCCAACATCTATGATAGAAAGCCCCATTGTAACCATCCGGGCCAGCAGCACTATCACCATAAATATTGAAGATTGCCTCTCTTATTTCATCCTTCCTAGGCATTGAGGTCAAAATATCATTCTCCTCTTCAGTTATACAGTTTGGAATGCAGTCAATGATATCCATCTTGAACTCCTTTTTAGGGAGATTAAAGAGTTTCTCATAATGCTTGATTGCAGCTTTCGCAATCTTCTCCTCACTTCTGACCCAATTATCTTTTTGGTTTTTGATTCAATGAATTTGAATCTTCCTTCTCCTTTCCCTTATAAAACTATGAAAGTACTTTGTGTTACAATCGCCTTCTTCGAACCATTGAATTTATGATTTTTGCTTCAACAGAGACTCTTGCATCGCTTGCCACTTAATGTACTCTGCCTGGCATTTGTTGAGGTTCTCCCTGCTCTGATCTGTATTAAGCACTTGGTCTAATTCTTCTAAGAGTTCCACTTTTGTCTCCCATTTGGCCACCTGGTCATAAACATTACAAATGCTTTCTCTGGACCATTGAGATAGTTTTTACGAAGAATTTTTAGCTTTTGTTGTAGTCTCCACATGGGGTTGCCCTGAACATGAGTGTCACATACTTATTTAACCAATTCATAAAAGTCTAGCTGCCTAGTCCAGAAATTTAGAAATCTGAAATAACTGATCTTATTAGTCTGATTATCTGACATTTGGACAATAGAGGTCTATGGTCAGAACCAGACCCGCTAAGATGTTTGACAATGCAATTTTgaaaaaattgagcccaagggtCGTTAATAAAGATTCTATCAAGTCTCTTCCAGATTCTTTTCCTTGGCCTCCAATTATTGCACCATGTATATTTAGGGCCGATATATCCAAGGTCTGACACCTCACAATTGTCCATACAACTGGAGAAGTCAAAACTCTTGGACATTCTATGAGGATTGCCTCCCAACTTTTCATCAGGATCCATGATAATATTGAAGTCACCACTAATACACCAAGGGCCATTGATGATTGAGTGCATATCTTCAAGACTGCTCCATAAATCTGTCCTCTTACCTACTGTACATTTAGCATATACAACCGTTATGTTGAGCTCCATATCCAGTAAAACATGATTGAGCTTAATCGTAATTTGTTGTTCCTTATTAGCAAGGATAACAGCTTTACAATTCTGCTTCCAGAAACACCAAATCTGCCCATTGGTGTTAGCCTAACAGTGTTGAAAGCCCAGGTACCTCTTGTATCCTTCAATCTAACTTTTGTTGAAAAACGGCTCCATGATGGCTATTGACTACAAAGTCTATGTTGTTAATATAACATAGATTTTTCAACCTAGGTAAGGCCTTCTTAGACCTCACTCCCCTTATAATCCATATGATCATACTAATCATGGGATATGTAAGGGAGTATATCAACTTTAAATCCTTCCCCTCGAGGAAGGatgcattttttctttatttttttcagtttcttGTTTCTGCTTCTGCCTCTTTTAACATGAGAGATTCCCTGTTTGTTGGATATCTCCTTTAAGAGAGATTCAACAGGGTCATCAGGTTGTTTGTTAAAAGGTTCTTCACTGTTGAGTGAAAGAGACTCACTAACATTCTCAGTTCCTTCCTCGACAGTCCTGCTATTGCCTTGTATTCTCATCTCATCAAGGTTGTAGCCGCCAAGATCCACCACTACTTAAATTCCAGGATGATTTTTAACTTCTGATGGCAAGGACTCTGATCGTGTGTTGGAGACCTATTGATTGTTGTTCTTCTTTGGATCTCTCATGTTAACACTCCCCGAGTCTTGACTAGAAACTATAGTGTTGGTTCCCACCTTTTCTTCTTCAAGTTGTTTCTTTACCTCTTTTTTGTTGTATTTGCTATCCCCTGCTCTATTAGGATTGTTTTCATCAACCTTCTCTATGGTATTAGAACTAACTTTAGAGGCTGTCTTCTGATTGTTCTCAATATCCCCCTTTTTGTTGTTCCCAATCGCCCCTAATTCCTTAAGACTATCTTCAATTACAGCCTCTAGAGCTTTTGGTTTACTTCTTTTAACTGCCTTGGAGATGTTCTTCTTGTTCTTTTTCAATGAGGGCTTAAACATCACTGagcttttcttttttttggtatcgttttcttctttttctttctgacTTCTTTCTTAGCATTGTCAAGGACAAAGTCCTCTTTTTCCTCCTGATCATCAATGTTGTTTGGAACCTGTGTCTTCCTGTTTTCATTTGCACCATCCTTCCTCACCTCATCCTTCTGTTTATTATCTTCTCTGTTCACAATTTGCTTTCTTTCCGTAATTTTGTCctgtttctttttcttgttttcaATGATTTCATATTTTTTTGTTTCCACCTTGTTGTTGatctcctcatttttttcctccacttgattcctctgtttcattctttttctctttactcTCCTCTTGTTTCATTTTTTCGACTACCCAGCCATTAATAATGGAATGTCCTAATTTTCTGCAGTGTTTACAGAATTTATGGACATTTTCCCATTCAATATTTGAACATAACCATTTAGTGGTATGCTTTCGTCTTCATCCCCCACATAGACGGAAGTATGTAGTAGTTTAAGTAGATCAACTTCTACTCGAACCTTGGCCATACTTGGTTTAATTTTGGTTCTTGTAGCAATATCCAACTCCAAAGATGTTCCTGTTGGTCCAATGACTTATTTGGCATAGTGACAAATGTGCATGTGGAATGAATGTTCAGGCAACAATGCCCAAACTATAGCAATCGGCAAATCTTCATCTGGTTTAAAATCCGGGGTCCATTTTTGTATCCACATTTGAGAGCCTCCGATTTCCACCACTCTCTTGAATTTTATCAATCGAAattttcatcatttgtaagatCCAAGAATACATTGTAGTTGTCATAAACCCCTATTTTGACTGTTTCTTTAAGAGCAATTTTCTCAGAGAATTTAGCCCTAATTTTATCAATTTTGGGCCTGATTTTCAGAAATCTTCCAACCAAAGTTCGTTTGCATTCTTTCGCCATCACACCATAGTAGTCTTTTGCTTTGAAACTTACAGCCGACATCCCATTGTGATTGATTCGTCTTACAATTATAGCTTCTTGTTCTTGTCGACTTGGGGCCGGAGCTGAGTTTTGTTTTGTCACCACGGTAGCAGCGTATAGCTTTTTTGCTTGTACAGTTCCTTGGGTGTGTTTCGCCGCATCAGGGGATCGTGTTGATGATCCAGACGCGCCAGATGGCCACCGCCTAGGGGCTCCATGGGGTGGCGCGTGCCGTTCAGATGTTCTATAAGAATATATCTATTGGGGGTGTTTAGTTTAGAGAgagaattatttttatattatattaatttGGATTCATGTCATAGAATATGCATCTAATTATTTTTGTTATAGTTCTATTTTTGTACTTTGACGTGAAACCTTTGCATGTATTTCTAGGGGGAAAGGGTTAACATGACTTTAGTGCTATGCATTTTTAATTACAATAGGTAACTCCTGAATAATAATTTTTGTATTATTTATTCACTATATAATAGACCATGCATTGTTTGTCCTACTTATGATAATTCTcttattatttattctccagatCGAAATTTCCGTATTATTAGCTATTGTATATCAATCCGTGCAGTACATTACAATCCTTATATAACCAAACAATCAATTAGACAACCCACGAGTGTTATGCAAAGACTGGAATACTAGATAATAATTTGTTTTATTAGTGTAAATGTATAAAAAATcttttaataaaaattatgaagaATATGAATTCTAAGCATACAGTAGTATCACTATTTGTATTCTATTATAAAAGATTTTATTTGTATTTAGCAAAACAAGGCATCTCATTTGAATAATACAATTTCTTTAAAGATTTTGCAACCTAAATACATTTATTCAAGTATTACTAATACAAGCAATATATATTTACATTatacattttatttatttttattagatAGTACATAATGTTTACATAAGTTATGGGAATATATTTATACGGGTGACAATAATAGTGACTAAATGTTACATAAATAATACACAGAGATTTATGTGAAAATCAAAGATCCATGCAATGCCATTTTCAAAGATTAGTCCCTAAAGTTTGGGCTTTGGATCAAGGTCATCCTTATTCTTTAATTTAGAGCATTTAATAGTCTTCGAATATGAAAAGAGAGCACTTTTAGTCCTAATGTAACCGAAACACTAGAAACTAACAGAACTGATCAACTAAAACTGACAAATCGATTCTTTCACCCATCCAAACAATCTGCCCCAACTTTCTTTCCAAACTAAAATAATCCATAATTTCAACCCTAATTGAAATCCTTCCGATCTTACTTGGGACAAGTTAGAATCATCCTTATACTGCAATCATTTCAAACTTTTGTTATAGTCTTGGTGTCTTCCTAAATAGTTGAAGAATAGATAGTGATGATGAGGCGTGATAGCGAGAGATAATCACCTCATTTTCATGACAAGAAATTTATCTTTTTAGTTAAAACCTGCAATTAGCAAAAGAGAATTGCTGAAAATTTGTGATTTTTTTTTACCTGGATTGAAGCAGATAGTGTAGTAACTAATTGaagtttaattttttatattgtattttgaGTCTTTCAGACAAGCAATCTATCGACATGGATAAGGGGGATTAGGAAACTTTCAACCAACATACCTAAGTATAGTTACTAGCATCTACTAAAATTAAATCATTACATAATTATAATGGATTAGAAAATTTTggaaatgaaaaaagaaagacGAGTTGGAGAACATATATAAGTAAATTATGACCCTGGTGTTAGGCATTTTGTTGTAACAAAGAACTCCCCCGTACCAATTTATGTGATGGTATTGGACTCGGCattgtttacccataaaatggtacatttgaatttatatatggtttatagacaagtgaattaatttaatcctaaaataatagatgaattagacaaaaaatataatacttagccttgagatgaagATAAAATAACAGAAATTGTAATTCCAGGAGCAGGGCTTCCGTGGACAATAACAACGATATCAACgaacaagaagataaaattatattgaGCTTCTCAAATGTTCTTTACTCGACACATACTTCGTCTTTAACCTTTCTTTAACTTTCTTCTTTGAGAGAAAACTTCCTTCTGATAAAAAATAGCCTCTTCTTCCAGAAACCctggttcttcaaagaacaaaggtaaagCTGATGTTGCTCCTCCTACGGTGAGCACCTTCATCCCAAAGAGTCTAGTTACTACCAAAGATTTTGAAGAGAAGTATCATTCTGCTCACCCTCGTACGTGGGATGTTAGCGTatacccttcttccatccgtccttctagTATCCCTCATGTGAAGAAAGACTTCCATGGTCAAGATTTGGATATTATCGCTCCCGACCTGGCGGAGCGGATAACCTTATCCAAGAAGTTTTTTAATGtatttttacacgtatcccttcactttgaGAGCGTTCTCTTTAAatggagagcttgactccgtcATCGTGGAGTTTTGCCTCTGCTACCAGGTGTgcttggcacaagtaagtccttccgTGTGGAGAAAAATTGCTTGTCTTCGGCACTTGTGCCAAGAGACGGGAGATGTTAACCCTAGCTCGAGTGATGAACCTCTATTCCCCAAAGATCTTTCGCGGGAAATGATAAATTCAGCAAGCGCGGCCACCATGCTCTGctatccagcatggatgatgagaACGACCTTGGGTAGATGAAACGGTTCGTTTCAGTCGCCACTAGTGACATCATGCCGGCCACGACTACAACCTTTCTGGAATTATGGAACCGCACTAGTAAGTCTACCATTTGTTTTTTCTTCCGTTAAAGATCATTCCACATCATAATTGACCCTTCTTCTTTTACTTATTTCAGCAACTCTATGGGTTCCATcgagggttgaaggcttggaccaaTAGGTCCAGAAAATTTTAGATGTTACTATGCCCGAAACCCGCACGTGGAAGGAACTgccccttaaatacgggtggaaggccaaatatTATGGTAAATCGAACTCATCTTGTTTTTACCTTTTCATATAAGGAAgttatttgactcttctattcTATTGAATTCACGTCTACTCTTGGGCTCAATTGTCATCCCTAAGGAGGACGTTTTGGCAAATTCTGCTGATGTGGCGAGGCTGCTGCAGAAGGCTTTTACACAGACAGTTGTCCCCGGGCCTGCTTCTAATGTGAGTGATTCTTCTCGGAGTCCCAGGCCGGAGAACAAACAACCAAAGAGAATACGTTCCTCCACGGTTGGGAGAAAAAACTAGAGTGCGAAGAATGCCGCTCTTGAGTCATCTCTGGAAGTTGTGGTGATGAGCCCCCCACCCGGGCCGGCCATAGACATTGTGATGACTCACGATAGCGGGGAAGCTAGCGAGGAGGGGGCTTCTCTACACAGAAGATGACGACCTTCCTCAGCTCAACAGActgctcaatctgttgagttagttacaccaaccgaggacgatgcctcAGCGCTCTAGGGGAGTTTGAGATGGTGGAAAATTCCAACTCTCGCTTCTGGATCCCAGTCGCTGTGCTCGGTACCGTAAAACTGAATACCGGGTCCATTCCGTCTTCGGTTGACGAGCAACCAATAGCTAGTAATGCGCttgccgcaaccacttctcatccTTTAACGctatcagcttcatctccttcttcagcAATTCCTCCTTTACCACTAGTAACTGCTACATCTTCTCCATTGGATGCAACTCTTCGAGAAGAGGATGTACATCtcccccagtccccagttcatgggagcTTGGGGGAAAATTATGCCGCATCTTCAGAAGATCCGCAAAGGAGGAGGAGCGTTACTATCTCGGTTTCTACCGGATGCAAATTGTTGTCCCAGacggtggaacttgctaactatttgaagcctttggcttcagaaaaagataggGAAAAGATACaagctctctcgggagagtgtttgttggaCAATGCTATGCACAACGCCGCAACGATATATTCTTCATTTCCTTCGTTATTTCTTCTATCTTTGCTAtgataatattttgagtttgcacTTTTCGTTTTGCATGCCAATTTTGCTTGCTTCAGAGGGCCTCCAAAGGTTGATTAGAGATAAGGAGGAACTTATCTCCGAGCGAG is drawn from Nicotiana tomentosiformis chromosome 12, ASM39032v3, whole genome shotgun sequence and contains these coding sequences:
- the LOC138903301 gene encoding protein pxr1-like, whose amino-acid sequence is MKQRNQVEEKNEEINNKVETKKYEIIENKKKKQDKITERKQIVNREDNKQKDEVRKDGANENRKTQVPNNIDDQEEKEDFVLDNAKKEVRKKKKKTIPKKRKAQ